A single genomic interval of Xylanibacillus composti harbors:
- a CDS encoding xylulokinase — protein MDNNMKQAIIRGETSLGIELGSTRIKAVLIDRKFETIGSSSYEWENQLIDGYWTYDLHEVINGVQETYRQLKQEIEKKYGVTLQKIGSIGCSAMMQGYIALDHAGKLLVPFRTWRNATTGEAASRLTETFQFKIPQRWSIAHLYQAILNDEEHVTNIDYITTLSGYIHWMLTGRKALGVGDASGMFPIDKSTQQYNEEMIEKFSELIADKDYRWNLIDILPKVYTAGEHAGCLNEAGARLLDPSGSLQAGIPLCPPEGDAGTGMVATNSVKKRTGNISVGTSIFAMFVLEEDLSTVYPEIDIVTTPDGSPVGMVLANNCSSDINAWLGLFRECYEAMGLKPDMNQLFSVLFNKALEADADGGGLLSYGYYSGENITGLAKGRPLFVRSPESRFNLANFMRVHLFSAFAALRLGMDILTKKEHVTIDHILAHGGLFKTPLVGQKICAAALNVPVSVMATAGEGGAWGMAVMASYMVNKDQHEDLADYLDTKVFNDKEGQVVYPDSADVNGFALFMERYTEGLAIEQAAVDHFVENWRYPIE, from the coding sequence ATGGATAATAATATGAAACAAGCGATCATTAGGGGTGAAACCTCGCTTGGCATCGAATTGGGGTCCACACGAATCAAAGCTGTACTTATTGATCGCAAATTTGAGACAATCGGTTCCAGCAGTTACGAATGGGAAAATCAATTGATAGACGGTTATTGGACCTACGATCTTCATGAAGTGATTAACGGGGTGCAGGAAACCTATCGCCAATTAAAGCAAGAGATCGAGAAGAAATATGGCGTAACACTGCAAAAAATCGGATCAATCGGTTGTTCCGCTATGATGCAGGGCTATATTGCACTTGATCATGCAGGGAAGCTGTTGGTTCCATTCCGTACATGGCGCAATGCCACAACAGGTGAGGCTGCATCGAGGTTAACTGAAACATTCCAGTTTAAAATTCCTCAACGCTGGAGCATCGCACATTTGTATCAAGCCATTTTGAACGATGAAGAGCATGTCACTAACATCGATTATATTACGACTTTGTCGGGTTACATTCATTGGATGTTGACTGGCAGAAAGGCTCTCGGTGTAGGGGATGCCTCCGGCATGTTCCCCATCGATAAATCTACTCAGCAATATAACGAAGAAATGATCGAAAAATTTTCTGAATTAATTGCCGATAAAGACTACCGGTGGAATCTTATAGATATACTTCCTAAAGTTTATACTGCAGGCGAACATGCTGGTTGTCTCAATGAAGCTGGCGCCCGACTGTTAGATCCATCAGGCAGTCTGCAAGCAGGTATTCCGTTATGTCCTCCAGAAGGCGATGCCGGGACAGGCATGGTTGCTACGAATAGTGTCAAAAAGCGCACCGGCAACATTTCCGTAGGCACGTCAATTTTTGCCATGTTTGTACTCGAGGAAGATTTATCCACGGTGTACCCTGAGATTGACATCGTGACTACGCCTGATGGCAGTCCTGTCGGCATGGTTCTTGCTAATAACTGCTCCAGCGATATTAATGCATGGCTTGGCTTGTTCCGCGAATGTTATGAAGCAATGGGGTTGAAACCGGATATGAACCAATTATTCAGCGTCTTGTTCAACAAAGCTCTGGAGGCAGACGCAGATGGCGGCGGTTTGTTGAGCTACGGCTACTATTCAGGCGAGAACATTACCGGGCTTGCGAAGGGTCGTCCGCTGTTCGTCCGTTCTCCGGAAAGCCGCTTTAATCTGGCTAACTTTATGAGAGTTCATCTGTTTTCCGCGTTTGCTGCGCTAAGGCTGGGAATGGATATTTTGACAAAGAAGGAACATGTAACGATTGATCATATTTTGGCGCATGGCGGATTGTTCAAAACGCCTCTAGTAGGTCAAAAAATATGTGCCGCAGCACTGAATGTTCCTGTTTCCGTCATGGCTACGGCCGGTGAAGGCGGTGCATGGGGGATGGCCGTTATGGCGTCCTATATGGTTAATAAGGATCAGCACGAGGACTTGGCTGATTACCTTGATACTAAAGTATTCAATGATAAAGAAGGGCAAGTGGTTTATCCTGACAGCGCAGATGTGAATGGCTTTGCCTTGTTTATGGAGCGTTATACGGAAGGGTTGGCAATTGAGCAGGCAGCGGTAGATCACTTTGTGGAAAATTGGAGATATCCGATAGAGTAA
- a CDS encoding GNAT family N-acetyltransferase encodes MEYHRITSIEDPLFKKMHQLMQNVFPPEEVLAFDLWKEPLEDPGIRVFVAVHEGEVVGATEYRYYEDFHVAMTDFTIIGQAGLGIGRFLAQRRAEDLNKLAEANGKKMYGMFAEIYDPYRVDHYEFGGVKPMDPYVRREVLSHLGYKRLDFPYVHPSWNNDGEAVTGLDLCFLPSDENKNELETDLIVQFLRRYYAVLPNKPQAWNDMVEQLASVPTVKLLPL; translated from the coding sequence ATGGAATACCATAGAATTACAAGTATTGAGGATCCGTTATTCAAAAAAATGCATCAACTGATGCAGAACGTATTTCCTCCCGAAGAGGTACTGGCCTTTGACCTTTGGAAGGAACCCCTGGAGGACCCCGGCATTCGCGTATTCGTTGCGGTTCATGAAGGGGAAGTTGTAGGTGCGACAGAGTACCGTTATTATGAAGATTTCCATGTAGCTATGACAGATTTCACCATCATTGGCCAAGCAGGACTGGGCATTGGCCGTTTCTTGGCTCAGAGAAGGGCCGAGGATTTGAACAAATTGGCTGAGGCAAACGGGAAGAAGATGTACGGCATGTTTGCTGAAATTTATGACCCTTATCGGGTAGACCATTATGAGTTTGGCGGCGTAAAACCAATGGACCCGTATGTCCGCCGCGAGGTATTGTCCCATCTTGGCTATAAGCGGCTGGATTTCCCTTATGTCCATCCTTCCTGGAATAATGATGGCGAAGCGGTCACGGGACTGGATCTCTGTTTCCTTCCTTCGGATGAGAACAAGAACGAATTGGAAACCGATCTGATCGTCCAGTTTCTGCGCCGTTATTACGCGGTTCTCCCGAACAAGCCTCAGGCATGGAACGACATGGTCGAGCAATTGGCGAGCGTTCCAACAGTTAAGCTCCTGCCTCTTTAA
- a CDS encoding serine hydrolase domain-containing protein: MKLLKMTLIASLFMSITSFLGNSMVAASSMDSAEVEQFVDQMMKERMEELRIPNAAVSVVANGETIVSKGYGLADMDESRQVDAETTLFRLGSISKLFTWTAVMQLAEQGKVDLSADVNTYLDFEIPSRTKTAGESEPITLTHLLTHTPGFEDYSETLYRLSEADTRSLHEYVQGEMPARIFPPGYVSAYSNYGTALAGYIVEQVSGMPFADYVEQHIFAPLGMEYSTFRQPIPEDLAGHMAQAYRYVDGEYREGAFEFLPGPAGSMSSTAGDLARFMLAHLQGGSLDGETILAEDTVRLMHSQLFAHSPHLDGMAHGFIERTVNGQRVLFHPGSTMLFDAGLYLVPSENVGLFIAYSGGNYFAHTEIFQAFMDRYFPASPVMEGASENVPAEGTMERSRSLVGEYHQNRRNWTTSEKFISLTMGMIHVDLDEEGHLLVSHMGETSRFVEVEPNVYHNLDRGEAKDPFGDFGTIVFGKDPAGSMMLMADGPMTYSKVPWYSTSGFTFSMLILTLVFVIGSLVYSGIASGIRLVRRRRKQHQPILAVTARGAAAVYGLLAVGFVSGIIVTSEFDPVYGLPKAYFGVVPAWAPVIDFLPVLMVLVGAALVLFTVLAWKKGYWRRGGRIHYTLYTAATVVLLWIFSYWNLLMIF, from the coding sequence ATGAAATTACTTAAAATGACGCTTATCGCCAGCTTGTTCATGAGCATCACCTCGTTTCTAGGAAATTCGATGGTTGCTGCCAGTTCCATGGATTCCGCGGAAGTAGAACAGTTCGTGGACCAAATGATGAAGGAGCGCATGGAGGAGCTCCGTATTCCCAATGCCGCGGTTTCGGTAGTTGCCAATGGGGAGACCATCGTTTCGAAAGGATACGGCTTGGCCGATATGGATGAGTCCAGGCAAGTTGACGCGGAGACAACGCTATTTCGGCTCGGCTCCATTTCCAAGCTATTCACTTGGACGGCGGTCATGCAGTTGGCAGAACAAGGAAAGGTTGATTTGAGCGCAGATGTGAACACTTATCTCGATTTTGAGATCCCTTCCCGGACCAAGACTGCAGGGGAATCGGAACCGATTACGCTCACGCATTTGCTGACGCACACGCCCGGATTCGAAGATTATTCCGAGACGTTATACCGGCTTTCGGAGGCCGATACACGATCATTGCACGAATATGTGCAAGGGGAAATGCCTGCACGCATCTTTCCGCCCGGTTACGTATCGGCCTACTCCAATTACGGTACGGCCTTGGCGGGATACATTGTCGAGCAAGTGTCCGGTATGCCTTTTGCCGATTATGTAGAACAGCATATCTTCGCCCCCTTGGGCATGGAATACAGCACGTTCCGGCAGCCGATTCCTGAGGATTTGGCCGGACATATGGCCCAAGCTTATCGCTATGTGGATGGAGAGTATCGGGAGGGCGCGTTTGAATTCTTGCCTGGACCTGCCGGCAGCATGAGCAGTACAGCTGGCGATCTGGCCCGGTTCATGCTGGCCCATCTCCAAGGAGGAAGCTTGGACGGTGAAACCATCTTGGCGGAAGATACGGTGCGGTTGATGCACAGCCAACTGTTTGCCCATTCGCCCCATTTGGATGGTATGGCTCACGGTTTCATAGAGAGGACAGTCAATGGGCAGCGGGTTCTCTTTCATCCCGGGAGCACGATGCTGTTCGATGCCGGATTGTACCTTGTGCCGAGCGAAAATGTCGGTCTGTTTATCGCCTATAGCGGAGGCAACTACTTCGCACATACAGAAATTTTCCAAGCTTTCATGGATCGTTACTTTCCAGCTAGTCCCGTAATGGAGGGAGCATCAGAAAATGTGCCGGCAGAGGGGACGATGGAACGTTCCAGATCATTGGTTGGGGAATATCATCAGAACCGGCGAAATTGGACGACATCAGAGAAATTTATTAGTCTGACAATGGGCATGATTCATGTTGATCTGGACGAAGAAGGGCATTTGCTGGTCTCGCATATGGGTGAAACCAGCCGCTTCGTTGAAGTGGAGCCGAATGTGTATCACAATCTGGACCGGGGGGAAGCGAAGGATCCTTTTGGCGATTTCGGCACGATTGTGTTTGGGAAGGACCCAGCAGGCAGCATGATGCTTATGGCAGACGGGCCGATGACGTACTCGAAGGTTCCTTGGTACAGCACTAGCGGCTTCACCTTCTCTATGCTGATCCTGACACTTGTTTTTGTTATCGGGTCTCTTGTCTATAGCGGCATTGCATCCGGAATACGGCTTGTTAGACGCCGCAGAAAGCAGCATCAGCCTATCCTGGCTGTCACTGCAAGGGGTGCGGCTGCAGTCTATGGTCTACTGGCTGTTGGATTTGTGTCGGGAATCATAGTGACTAGCGAATTCGATCCTGTCTATGGCCTGCCGAAAGCTTACTTCGGCGTCGTACCCGCATGGGCGCCTGTGATAGATTTTCTTCCCGTATTGATGGTTTTAGTAGGAGCGGCCTTAGTGCTCTTCACTGTGCTTGCCTGGAAGAAAGGGTATTGGAGACGGGGCGGTCGCATTCATTACACACTTTATACGGCGGCCACCGTGGTCCTGCTGTGGATATTCAGTTATTGGAATTTGCTTATGATCTTTTGA
- a CDS encoding TetR/AcrR family transcriptional regulator, which yields MPPKKKFSKEQIIDAAFEIAKVEGIDHITIRKVADQLESSIAPIYVNFKDVEELKREVVKKIVALSHQLLLEQDTGNPFHDIGVASLRFAKEYSVLFRDFIMKQNDYLETYDQDLGNDLIEIMKKDSDLGGFTTEELSIILLKMRVFSAGLSVMVANGLLPEEFGEERGVELLDSTAEDVIIAARHRKKDE from the coding sequence ATGCCGCCTAAGAAGAAGTTCTCCAAAGAGCAAATCATTGATGCAGCTTTTGAAATCGCAAAGGTGGAAGGCATAGATCACATTACGATCAGAAAAGTCGCCGATCAGTTGGAAAGCTCGATTGCCCCGATTTATGTCAACTTTAAGGATGTGGAAGAGCTTAAGAGAGAGGTCGTAAAAAAAATTGTGGCGTTAAGCCACCAGTTGTTACTCGAGCAGGATACGGGCAATCCGTTCCACGATATTGGCGTGGCGAGTCTGCGTTTTGCCAAGGAGTACAGTGTGCTGTTTCGCGACTTCATCATGAAGCAAAACGATTATTTGGAAACGTACGATCAGGATTTGGGCAACGACTTGATTGAGATAATGAAGAAGGATTCCGATCTGGGAGGCTTCACTACGGAAGAGTTGTCGATCATTTTGTTGAAAATGAGGGTGTTCTCGGCGGGACTTTCCGTTATGGTTGCCAATGGCTTGCTGCCGGAGGAATTTGGCGAGGAAAGAGGAGTAGAGCTTCTGGATAGTACAGCAGAAGATGTGATCATTGCTGCCCGTCATCGAAAGAAGGATGAATAA
- a CDS encoding iron chaperone produces the protein MEVFTDFLARIDNPQHRARTEEVLTWIATTFPALVPEIKWKQPMFTDHGTYIIGFSVAKQHLAVAPERAGIDRFAEEIAKAGYDHTKELIRIHWEQPVDYSLLEGMIAFNMMDKADCSTFWR, from the coding sequence ATGGAAGTGTTCACAGACTTTTTGGCGCGTATCGACAACCCGCAGCATCGGGCGCGAACGGAAGAGGTATTGACTTGGATCGCTACGACATTCCCCGCTTTAGTTCCCGAGATAAAGTGGAAGCAGCCGATGTTCACCGATCACGGTACATATATCATTGGCTTTAGTGTAGCCAAGCAACATCTGGCTGTTGCCCCGGAAAGGGCAGGGATTGATCGATTTGCTGAAGAAATTGCGAAAGCTGGCTATGATCACACCAAGGAGCTGATCCGTATCCATTGGGAACAGCCGGTTGATTATTCCCTGCTTGAGGGCATGATCGCGTTCAATATGATGGATAAAGCCGACTGTTCCACTTTTTGGCGATGA
- a CDS encoding globin-coupled sensor protein produces MIQLDEQRMTQLEYIGLTEEDLGYLSRQRQHFEAITDKVVDQLYDKIYAQPELAKIIDSNSTIERLKETQRWYFMTMVDGKIDMEFIERRLYIGKLHSRIGLTTEWYLGTYMLYLDIAVQNLQKVAPDNWMTIILSLSKMFNLDSQLVLEAYEHDEKQKIQVLYEERKETLAKVNRAVQELASMMVELSGSSQSVADSAIQTAELQDKAHEKVNKLHTKIGEISQVGSILQEISDQTHLLGLNAAIEAAHAGEHGRGFGVVADEIRKLAANSKGSLEVIKATLQEISEELREVMKDSEVTSALAREQAASSEELSSFVNMIETVTNELEGIR; encoded by the coding sequence ATGATTCAACTGGATGAGCAAAGAATGACCCAACTTGAGTATATTGGGTTAACCGAGGAAGATTTAGGCTATCTAAGTCGGCAAAGGCAGCACTTTGAGGCAATAACGGACAAGGTTGTCGATCAACTATACGATAAAATTTATGCGCAGCCAGAATTAGCGAAGATTATCGATTCGAATAGTACGATAGAACGGTTGAAAGAGACGCAGCGTTGGTATTTCATGACGATGGTGGACGGAAAAATCGATATGGAGTTCATAGAAAGACGGCTCTATATTGGAAAGCTTCACTCGCGCATTGGCTTAACAACGGAGTGGTATTTAGGCACCTACATGCTCTATTTGGACATTGCAGTTCAAAATCTTCAAAAAGTTGCTCCGGACAATTGGATGACGATTATATTATCCTTGTCCAAAATGTTTAATCTAGACTCGCAATTGGTTTTGGAAGCTTATGAGCACGATGAAAAACAGAAGATACAAGTGTTGTATGAGGAAAGGAAAGAAACGTTAGCCAAAGTGAACAGGGCAGTTCAGGAGCTTGCCTCGATGATGGTCGAGCTGAGCGGCAGCAGCCAGTCCGTTGCAGATTCTGCCATCCAGACGGCGGAATTGCAGGATAAGGCGCACGAGAAAGTGAATAAGCTGCATACCAAGATCGGTGAGATCAGCCAAGTCGGTTCGATCTTGCAAGAAATTTCGGATCAAACCCATCTGCTTGGATTAAATGCAGCGATCGAGGCAGCGCATGCGGGAGAACATGGAAGAGGGTTCGGGGTAGTGGCGGATGAGATTCGAAAATTGGCAGCTAATTCCAAGGGTTCGCTGGAAGTGATTAAGGCTACGCTGCAAGAGATTTCGGAGGAATTGCGTGAAGTGATGAAGGATTCAGAGGTGACTTCGGCGCTTGCAAGGGAACAAGCGGCCAGTTCTGAGGAGCTCTCGTCGTTCGTGAATATGATTGAGACAGTGACCAATGAACTGGAAGGCATTCGATAA
- the glmS gene encoding glutamine--fructose-6-phosphate transaminase (isomerizing), producing MCGIVGYIGKRDSQDILINGLKKLEYRGYDSAGIAVQTAGGLAIRKAKGRLAVLESALTDSPLQGNAGIGHTRWATHGKPSDENSHPHADNSKKFSVVHNGIIENYLTLKEELAAKGAVFQSETDTEVIAHLIADCYEGDLVESVRKAVKKMRGAYALAVMSEHEPDKLVAVRLASPLIIGVGDGENYIGSDIPAILEHTRDVYILNDGEMAVLTKSGVALSSVDGNSISREMLRVEWDLVTAEKAGYDHFMLKEIYEQPKAYRDTMGSRISPDGKQFVLNELNMSADDLRGIQNIHIVACGTAYHAGLVGKNVIEKLVRIPVETDVASEYRYRSPIITPNTLVIVVSQSGETADTLAALREAKNQGARVVAITNVVGSSVAREADDTIVTWAGPEIAVASTKAYTSQLIAFYLLGGYMAQQLGKLNETQTTELIQAMQQLPDQVEALLKQADKVKQFAEAIAKHPSLFFIGRGLDYAVALEGSLKLKEISYIHSEAYAAGELKHGTLALIEDDVPVIALATQEELLEKTISNIKEVAARGAHVLGLCFEGYEEEFGKSVDEILSIPRTLPLLTPALSVIPLQLLAYYASLALGHDVDKPRNLAKSVTVE from the coding sequence ATGTGTGGAATCGTTGGATATATCGGGAAGAGAGATTCTCAAGACATATTGATTAACGGGTTGAAAAAGCTGGAGTACCGCGGTTATGATTCGGCGGGGATCGCCGTGCAAACGGCTGGTGGTTTGGCTATACGCAAGGCTAAAGGACGTCTGGCTGTGTTGGAGTCTGCTTTGACAGATTCGCCGCTACAAGGCAATGCCGGGATCGGTCATACGCGCTGGGCGACACATGGGAAACCATCGGATGAGAATTCGCACCCGCATGCGGACAACAGCAAGAAGTTTTCCGTCGTGCATAACGGCATTATCGAGAATTATTTGACCTTGAAGGAAGAACTCGCTGCGAAGGGCGCTGTTTTTCAATCCGAGACGGATACGGAAGTCATTGCGCATCTTATTGCCGATTGCTATGAAGGCGATCTGGTCGAGTCCGTTCGCAAGGCCGTGAAGAAAATGCGCGGCGCCTACGCGCTTGCCGTTATGAGCGAGCATGAGCCGGATAAATTGGTGGCCGTACGTCTGGCCAGTCCATTGATTATCGGCGTTGGCGACGGCGAGAACTATATCGGGTCGGATATTCCCGCAATTTTGGAGCATACACGCGACGTATATATCCTGAACGACGGAGAAATGGCCGTTCTGACAAAAAGCGGCGTTGCCCTGAGTTCAGTCGACGGCAATAGCATTTCCCGGGAAATGCTGCGTGTCGAATGGGATCTGGTCACTGCAGAAAAAGCCGGATACGATCATTTCATGCTCAAGGAAATATACGAGCAGCCGAAGGCATACCGCGACACGATGGGCAGCCGAATCAGCCCGGACGGCAAGCAATTTGTTTTGAATGAACTGAACATGTCGGCGGATGATCTTCGCGGCATTCAGAACATTCATATCGTAGCCTGCGGTACCGCATACCACGCAGGCCTGGTCGGAAAGAACGTCATCGAGAAGCTGGTGCGCATTCCGGTAGAAACCGATGTCGCCAGCGAATATCGCTACCGTTCACCCATTATTACACCGAACACGCTGGTCATTGTCGTCAGCCAGTCCGGTGAAACGGCGGATACGCTCGCCGCATTGAGGGAAGCGAAAAATCAGGGCGCGCGCGTTGTAGCGATTACGAATGTCGTGGGCAGCTCTGTTGCTCGCGAAGCAGACGATACGATCGTTACCTGGGCAGGTCCGGAAATCGCTGTCGCCTCGACGAAGGCGTACACCTCACAGCTTATTGCCTTTTACCTGCTGGGCGGTTATATGGCGCAGCAGTTGGGCAAGCTGAACGAGACGCAAACAACGGAGCTTATCCAAGCGATGCAGCAGCTGCCGGATCAAGTGGAAGCGCTGCTGAAGCAAGCTGACAAGGTTAAGCAATTCGCGGAAGCCATTGCGAAGCATCCGAGCTTATTCTTCATCGGTCGAGGTTTGGATTATGCTGTCGCCTTGGAAGGCTCCCTGAAGCTCAAGGAAATTTCCTATATTCATTCTGAAGCGTATGCGGCCGGTGAACTGAAGCACGGCACATTGGCACTGATCGAGGATGATGTGCCGGTCATCGCGCTGGCTACGCAGGAAGAGCTGCTGGAGAAGACGATCAGCAACATCAAGGAGGTAGCCGCTCGCGGCGCGCATGTGCTCGGCCTCTGCTTCGAGGGATACGAAGAAGAATTCGGCAAGTCGGTAGATGAGATTCTCTCCATCCCGCGTACATTGCCGCTTCTGACCCCGGCACTGTCGGTTATCCCGCTGCAGCTGCTGGCTTACTACGCTTCGCTCGCACTTGGACACGACGTCGACAAGCCGCGGAATTTGGCGAAAAGTGTGACCGTTGAGTAA
- a CDS encoding BtrH N-terminal domain-containing protein — translation MIDLHVQIKKSGGNCFDDVMETVSGWYNRSCRMMHADGLKFAFHPASPEMPTIGARMQVDFQTVFPLMETFHGLRMRMHQHISPEEAFSLIKGQLEAGNPVILAQDDYYNPGDPNFGVRHATHHLMIVTGCEPDTKGLYCIDPFFERGRSLLPYDLFAQGFDRCITCTPVATKAADGVFMKAALRDIVKEELRGKSAAAMLALAEALPAIRMEDETKGCATFGDSLLFLRHAALNTSRRNYSHMLRYLAVHADSPSLYGTADVFELLANRWMIIIGHLTKLNNLAKQEEGGTASQETVIRGLMAKIAEASEAEIEALEILHNQLGHDERAFNQREVAAAVHHEEVAVKEIVPVDLVPYFHTRAIENDAGTANFDSEGYYFSREGAPEGTLRVADMLFAFPALALDDRDNLVCQGQAIDLPDGEFQGLMLLGCCEFGSYRESLTVEFADGSSEDLPFGFSDWWTYTPVDGEIIAWRSNVMRLGKGKQAAETYMYAKKKSFRTRNTPVRLHLPDLSTIHIFGISLWK, via the coding sequence TTGATAGACTTACATGTGCAGATCAAAAAAAGCGGAGGGAATTGTTTTGATGACGTAATGGAGACGGTAAGCGGCTGGTACAATCGAAGCTGCCGTATGATGCATGCCGACGGCTTGAAGTTTGCCTTTCACCCGGCAAGTCCAGAGATGCCGACCATTGGGGCGAGGATGCAGGTAGACTTCCAAACAGTATTCCCCTTGATGGAAACGTTCCACGGCTTGCGCATGCGCATGCACCAGCACATTTCCCCCGAGGAAGCCTTTTCTCTGATCAAGGGCCAGCTTGAAGCAGGCAACCCCGTCATTCTGGCGCAAGACGACTATTATAATCCGGGGGACCCCAATTTCGGCGTCCGCCATGCCACCCACCACCTGATGATAGTTACAGGCTGCGAGCCGGACACAAAGGGGCTCTATTGCATTGATCCCTTCTTCGAACGGGGTAGAAGCCTGCTGCCCTATGATCTGTTTGCCCAAGGCTTTGACCGGTGCATCACCTGTACGCCTGTCGCAACGAAAGCAGCGGATGGCGTCTTCATGAAAGCTGCCTTGCGCGATATTGTCAAGGAGGAGCTGCGCGGCAAATCGGCCGCCGCCATGCTGGCTCTGGCAGAAGCTTTGCCTGCTATCCGTATGGAAGATGAAACGAAGGGCTGCGCCACTTTCGGGGACAGCTTGCTGTTCCTCCGGCATGCAGCCCTGAATACCTCGCGCCGAAACTATAGCCATATGCTGCGCTACTTGGCCGTGCACGCAGACAGCCCTTCTCTATACGGGACTGCGGATGTCTTCGAGCTCTTGGCCAACCGCTGGATGATCATCATCGGTCATCTGACCAAGCTCAACAACTTGGCCAAGCAGGAGGAAGGCGGCACGGCCAGCCAGGAAACAGTCATTCGCGGATTAATGGCGAAGATTGCGGAGGCCAGCGAAGCAGAGATAGAGGCGCTTGAGATTCTTCACAATCAATTAGGCCATGATGAACGCGCGTTCAATCAGCGGGAGGTTGCCGCTGCAGTTCATCACGAAGAAGTGGCCGTGAAGGAAATCGTTCCAGTGGATCTCGTCCCTTATTTCCACACACGAGCCATCGAGAATGATGCAGGAACCGCCAATTTCGACTCGGAGGGCTATTATTTCTCAAGAGAAGGAGCCCCGGAAGGAACACTGCGCGTTGCCGATATGCTCTTTGCCTTCCCCGCTCTCGCACTCGATGACCGCGACAATCTCGTGTGCCAGGGACAAGCGATCGATTTGCCGGACGGCGAATTCCAAGGATTGATGCTGCTCGGCTGCTGTGAGTTCGGCAGCTACAGAGAAAGCCTGACCGTTGAGTTCGCAGATGGATCGTCTGAAGATCTGCCATTCGGATTCTCGGACTGGTGGACCTATACCCCCGTCGACGGTGAAATCATCGCTTGGCGCTCCAACGTCATGCGGTTGGGCAAGGGGAAGCAAGCTGCCGAAACGTACATGTATGCCAAGAAAAAATCGTTCCGCACGCGCAATACGCCTGTCCGCCTGCATTTGCCTGACTTGTCCACCATTCATATCTTCGGCATTTCTTTGTGGAAATAA